A region from the Acyrthosiphon pisum isolate AL4f chromosome A1, pea_aphid_22Mar2018_4r6ur, whole genome shotgun sequence genome encodes:
- the LOC100163807 gene encoding synaptic vesicle glycoprotein 2C isoform X2 yields MILQLENDNKDRNEFHEDGEKCEKGTNDDINKIEPTPADFETAISHTGYGIYNKRMLVLYIPLTLTSLFCTSSPSFILPAVRCYFDLSPLEEGSLFGAVYVGMVSSAFVWGFLIDTLGRQKLLFYGILLSGIMEFLSGLVQRFWVLVVLKFFCGVATCGPYSLAFTFLSEFYDKEHRDKIVLYAGGFSSFAFVLQPLVAYFLIPMDINFQFLNGNLIIDNWRVFLMTCSVMVFLAAFLVYSMDESPKFLMAVGRHKEALHVFRKIYSQNTGNPPESYPISILRSEISEEQSLKSMPSISVTKFIRKGWIQIKPFFLQPYLTPSSLTFLLLFMTMLTLNTFRLRLPNMYATIIAAKGDHTVCECRTSTNVTYTAACRGTLALVDPEIYIKSMIVGSAVFSMFWVAIFITKYMDKHYIYICFSIVGGLGISIFPWTNGIVTLILSAIYVGIMNINTTLVISIMASAVPTTLRGMAVNMVIMFGRIGVVFGNLIIPVLDRISCELPYLTLAMFNIMCLFVILILMRIKKEKSKTITTS; encoded by the exons ATGATTTTGCAAttggaaaatgataataaagACAGGAATGAATTCCATGAAGACGGCGAAAAATGCGAAAAag GAACAAATgatgatatcaataaaattgagcCTACTCCGGCGGATTTCGAAACAGCCATTAGCCATACGG GTTATGGCATTTACAATAAAAGAATGCTCGTGTTGTACATACCTTTAACACTGACTTCGTTGTTCTGCACCAGTTCACCGTCGTTTATATTGCCGGCGGTAAGATGTTACTTCGATTTGTCGCCTTTGGAAGAGGGCTCGCTGTTCGGAGCTGTTTACGTAG GTATGGTTTCGAGTGCTTTTGTATGGGGTTTTCTCATCGATACGCTGGGaagacaaaaattattattctatggcATACTGTTGAGTGGAATTATGGAGTTTCTTTCGGGGCTCGTTCAAAGATTTTGGGTGTTGGTTGTTCTCAAGTTCTTCTGTGGAGTCGC aacATGTGGTCCATATTCTCTTGCATTTACTTTTTTGTCTGAATTCTATGATAAAGAACATCGAGATAAAATCGTATTGTACGCAGGAGGATTTTCGTCGTTCGCTTTTGTTTTACAACCGC TTGTGGCGTATTTTTTGATTCCAATGGatatcaattttcaatttttgaatggaaatctaattattgataattggaGAGTATTCCTGATGACTTGTTCAGTCATGGTATTCTTAGCAGCATTCTTAGTTTATTCTATGGACGAAAGTCCAAAGTTCCTAATGGCAGTCGGTCGCCATAAAGAAGCTCTACATGTGTTtcgaaaaatatattcacaaaataCAGGCAATCCACCGGAATCGTATCCT attagCATTTTAAGATCAGAAATATCAGAAGAACAATCCTTAAAATCTATGCCATCAATATCTGTTACAAAGTTTATAAGAAAAGGATGGATCcaaataaaacctttttttttacaaccatATTTAACCCCGTCATCATTGACATTCTTGTTGCTATTCATGACAATGTTAAC ATTGAACACCTTTCGATTAAGACTGCCAAATATGTACGCAACAATTATTGCAGCCAAAGGTGACCATACAGTATGCGAATGCAGGACATCAACTAACGTTACTTACACTGCAGCATGTAGAGGG actCTCGCTCTAGTCGATCCAGAAATCTATATCAAATCTATGATTGTTGGATCAGCAGTTTTTAGTATGTTTTGGGTCGCCATATTCATTACAAAATACAtggataaacattatatatata tATGTTTTTCAATAGTGGGTGGACttggtatttcaatatttccaTGGACAAATGGAATCGTCACCTTAATCTTATCAGCTATTTACGTAGGCATAATGAACATCAATACGACactagtaattagtattatgGCTTCGGCTGTTCCTACCACACTAAG aggtATGGCTGTTAATATGGTCATAATGTTCGGTAGAATTGGAGTAGTTTTCGGAAATTTAATCATACCTGTATTGGATAGGATCAGTTGCGAGTTGCCGTATTTGACATTAGCtatgtttaatatta tGTGCTTGtttgtcatattaatattaatgaggataaaaaaagaaaaatcaaaaacaattacaaCCTCCTAG
- the LOC100163807 gene encoding synaptic vesicle glycoprotein 2C isoform X1 translates to MSFENKTTQIMILQLENDNKDRNEFHEDGEKCEKGTNDDINKIEPTPADFETAISHTGYGIYNKRMLVLYIPLTLTSLFCTSSPSFILPAVRCYFDLSPLEEGSLFGAVYVGMVSSAFVWGFLIDTLGRQKLLFYGILLSGIMEFLSGLVQRFWVLVVLKFFCGVATCGPYSLAFTFLSEFYDKEHRDKIVLYAGGFSSFAFVLQPLVAYFLIPMDINFQFLNGNLIIDNWRVFLMTCSVMVFLAAFLVYSMDESPKFLMAVGRHKEALHVFRKIYSQNTGNPPESYPISILRSEISEEQSLKSMPSISVTKFIRKGWIQIKPFFLQPYLTPSSLTFLLLFMTMLTLNTFRLRLPNMYATIIAAKGDHTVCECRTSTNVTYTAACRGTLALVDPEIYIKSMIVGSAVFSMFWVAIFITKYMDKHYIYICFSIVGGLGISIFPWTNGIVTLILSAIYVGIMNINTTLVISIMASAVPTTLRGMAVNMVIMFGRIGVVFGNLIIPVLDRISCELPYLTLAMFNIMCLFVILILMRIKKEKSKTITTS, encoded by the exons ATGTCTTTCGAAAacaa GACTACCCAAATCATGATTTTGCAAttggaaaatgataataaagACAGGAATGAATTCCATGAAGACGGCGAAAAATGCGAAAAag GAACAAATgatgatatcaataaaattgagcCTACTCCGGCGGATTTCGAAACAGCCATTAGCCATACGG GTTATGGCATTTACAATAAAAGAATGCTCGTGTTGTACATACCTTTAACACTGACTTCGTTGTTCTGCACCAGTTCACCGTCGTTTATATTGCCGGCGGTAAGATGTTACTTCGATTTGTCGCCTTTGGAAGAGGGCTCGCTGTTCGGAGCTGTTTACGTAG GTATGGTTTCGAGTGCTTTTGTATGGGGTTTTCTCATCGATACGCTGGGaagacaaaaattattattctatggcATACTGTTGAGTGGAATTATGGAGTTTCTTTCGGGGCTCGTTCAAAGATTTTGGGTGTTGGTTGTTCTCAAGTTCTTCTGTGGAGTCGC aacATGTGGTCCATATTCTCTTGCATTTACTTTTTTGTCTGAATTCTATGATAAAGAACATCGAGATAAAATCGTATTGTACGCAGGAGGATTTTCGTCGTTCGCTTTTGTTTTACAACCGC TTGTGGCGTATTTTTTGATTCCAATGGatatcaattttcaatttttgaatggaaatctaattattgataattggaGAGTATTCCTGATGACTTGTTCAGTCATGGTATTCTTAGCAGCATTCTTAGTTTATTCTATGGACGAAAGTCCAAAGTTCCTAATGGCAGTCGGTCGCCATAAAGAAGCTCTACATGTGTTtcgaaaaatatattcacaaaataCAGGCAATCCACCGGAATCGTATCCT attagCATTTTAAGATCAGAAATATCAGAAGAACAATCCTTAAAATCTATGCCATCAATATCTGTTACAAAGTTTATAAGAAAAGGATGGATCcaaataaaacctttttttttacaaccatATTTAACCCCGTCATCATTGACATTCTTGTTGCTATTCATGACAATGTTAAC ATTGAACACCTTTCGATTAAGACTGCCAAATATGTACGCAACAATTATTGCAGCCAAAGGTGACCATACAGTATGCGAATGCAGGACATCAACTAACGTTACTTACACTGCAGCATGTAGAGGG actCTCGCTCTAGTCGATCCAGAAATCTATATCAAATCTATGATTGTTGGATCAGCAGTTTTTAGTATGTTTTGGGTCGCCATATTCATTACAAAATACAtggataaacattatatatata tATGTTTTTCAATAGTGGGTGGACttggtatttcaatatttccaTGGACAAATGGAATCGTCACCTTAATCTTATCAGCTATTTACGTAGGCATAATGAACATCAATACGACactagtaattagtattatgGCTTCGGCTGTTCCTACCACACTAAG aggtATGGCTGTTAATATGGTCATAATGTTCGGTAGAATTGGAGTAGTTTTCGGAAATTTAATCATACCTGTATTGGATAGGATCAGTTGCGAGTTGCCGTATTTGACATTAGCtatgtttaatatta tGTGCTTGtttgtcatattaatattaatgaggataaaaaaagaaaaatcaaaaacaattacaaCCTCCTAG